Proteins encoded in a region of the Catenulispora sp. MAP5-51 genome:
- a CDS encoding GntR family transcriptional regulator — MGSPPGALPSRTEAVLAAIKHAILAGELKPGQPLVETELAAHLGVSKTPVREALKTLAGTGLVTTSPYKGGAVREMDRAHARCIYDMRLLLEPVAAGRTVAASGDWSAARRALEAADRSADAAERSLANRVFHREMYLGCGNPLLVRTLDDLRDQTALVSAAAWAQRPSWEREAAEHRAILAAAERGKAEEVRNLMRSHISSFVARNFAEDAA; from the coding sequence ATGGGATCCCCGCCCGGCGCGCTGCCGTCTCGCACCGAGGCGGTGCTGGCGGCTATCAAGCACGCGATCCTGGCCGGCGAGCTCAAGCCCGGGCAGCCGCTGGTGGAGACCGAGCTGGCCGCCCACCTCGGGGTGTCCAAGACCCCGGTGCGCGAGGCGCTCAAGACGCTGGCCGGGACCGGGCTGGTGACGACGAGTCCTTATAAAGGCGGCGCGGTACGGGAGATGGACCGTGCGCACGCGCGCTGCATATACGACATGCGGCTTCTGCTGGAGCCGGTGGCGGCCGGACGGACCGTCGCCGCCAGCGGCGACTGGTCGGCGGCACGGCGCGCGCTGGAGGCCGCCGACCGCTCGGCCGACGCCGCCGAGCGGTCCCTGGCCAACCGGGTGTTCCACCGCGAGATGTACCTCGGATGCGGAAATCCGTTGCTGGTACGGACTTTGGACGACCTGCGCGACCAGACCGCCCTGGTGTCCGCCGCGGCGTGGGCCCAGCGGCCGTCGTGGGAAAGGGAGGCCGCGGAGCACCGCGCGATCCTCGCGGCGGCCGAGCGCGGGAAGGCCGAAGAGGTCAGGAACCTGATGCGCAGCCACATCAGCTCCTTCGTGGCGCGCAACTTCGCCGAGGACGCCGCATGA
- a CDS encoding PHB depolymerase family esterase — MRSGRRIVAAVLAMLTSLAAVVAAVDAAPEASAASLVQVTNFGANPTNLQMYEYVPASVQAHPPILLALHYCGGSGPAFYSGTEFASLADRYGFIVIYPSVTRSGDCWDVSSPAALTHNGSSDPAGLIAMVQYVEQHNAADASRVYVTGASSGGMATNVMLGDYPDVFKAGAAFMGVPFGCFATTDGSLWNTACAQGQITKTPQQWGDLVRAADPGYSGPRPRMQLWHGTSDTTLSYVNFGEEIKQWTNVLGVSQTPSTTDSPQSGWTHTAYDDASGTAQVDAYSIANTGHVLPLTGMAADAIHFFGLDQSTGGGSGGGTGGGSGGGSGGTGGGSGCTAAYAVTNQWATGFTASVTVTNTGTAPTNGWKVSWSWGGSQQITNVWNGVPAGSGSPVTVTNATYNGSVAAGGSTSFGFQATYSGANTSPTLNCTTS; from the coding sequence ATGAGATCCGGCAGACGGATCGTCGCCGCGGTGCTGGCGATGCTCACATCCCTCGCGGCGGTCGTGGCCGCCGTGGACGCCGCACCCGAGGCGTCGGCGGCATCGCTGGTGCAGGTCACGAACTTCGGTGCCAACCCCACGAACCTGCAGATGTACGAGTACGTCCCGGCGAGCGTCCAGGCCCATCCCCCGATCCTGCTGGCGCTGCACTACTGCGGCGGTTCGGGCCCGGCGTTCTACTCCGGGACCGAGTTCGCCTCGCTGGCCGACCGGTACGGCTTCATCGTGATCTATCCGTCGGTGACGCGCAGCGGCGACTGCTGGGACGTGTCCTCCCCGGCCGCGTTGACGCACAACGGATCCAGCGACCCGGCCGGGCTGATCGCCATGGTCCAGTACGTCGAGCAGCACAACGCCGCGGACGCGAGCCGGGTGTACGTCACCGGCGCCTCGTCCGGCGGCATGGCGACGAACGTCATGCTCGGCGACTACCCGGACGTGTTCAAGGCCGGCGCGGCGTTCATGGGGGTGCCGTTCGGGTGCTTCGCCACGACAGACGGCTCTCTGTGGAACACCGCCTGCGCGCAGGGGCAGATCACGAAGACGCCGCAGCAGTGGGGCGATCTCGTGCGCGCCGCCGACCCGGGGTACAGCGGGCCGCGTCCCCGGATGCAGCTGTGGCACGGGACCAGTGACACCACGCTGTCGTATGTGAACTTCGGCGAGGAGATCAAGCAGTGGACCAACGTGCTGGGGGTTTCGCAGACCCCGAGTACGACCGACTCGCCACAGTCCGGCTGGACGCACACCGCGTACGACGACGCCTCCGGGACGGCTCAGGTCGACGCGTACAGCATCGCCAACACCGGCCACGTGCTGCCGCTGACCGGCATGGCCGCTGATGCGATCCACTTCTTCGGGCTGGATCAGAGCACTGGTGGTGGAAGCGGTGGCGGTACCGGTGGCGGAAGCGGTGGCGGCAGTGGCGGTACCGGCGGCGGTAGCGGATGCACCGCGGCCTATGCGGTGACCAATCAGTGGGCCACCGGCTTCACCGCCTCGGTGACGGTCACGAACACCGGGACGGCGCCCACCAACGGCTGGAAGGTGAGCTGGAGTTGGGGCGGCAGCCAGCAGATCACCAATGTCTGGAACGGCGTGCCGGCCGGCAGCGGCTCGCCGGTGACCGTCACGAACGCGACCTACAACGGCTCGGTGGCGGCCGGCGGCAGCACGAGTTTCGGTTTCCAGGCCACGTATTCGGGGGCGAACACCTCCCCCACGCTGAACTGCACGACGAGCTGA
- a CDS encoding cellulase family glycosylhydrolase: MRRTSLRCLSARRAAGALLSVLIMMLAGALAQPATAAKPSSAAAKPFAAAGAGYWHTSGRDILDSNNQPVRIAGVNWFGFETANYVPHGLWSRDYKSMMDQMKSLGYNTIRLPYSDDIFKPGTMPNSINFTQMNTDLQGLTSLQVMDKIVDYAGSIGLKVILDRHRPDSSGQSALWYTSTVPESTWITDLTALATRYQGNPAVVGIDLHNEPHDPACWGCGDVSIDWRLAAERAGNAVLAANPHLLIFVEGVQTYNGSSYWWGGNLQGAGTYPVQLNVPNQLVYSAHDYATSVASQPWFTDPSFPSNMPGIWDKNWGYLFNSNIAPVWVGEFGTTLASTTDQVWLKTLVSYLRPTITYGADSFQWTFWSWNPDSGDTGGILKDDWTTVDTVKDGYLASIKAPGLAGGGGGGGGDTTPPTAPANLAATSTTSTSVALSWTASTDNVGVSGYDVYRGSTLAGTTAGTTFTDTGLSPSTAYTYTVKAFDAAGNLSPASAAVTTTTQGTGTNAGCTAAYTVSNQWNNGFTANVTVTNTGTAATHSWQVTWTWPGGQAVSNAWNATEAHSGQSETFTAVSSDAAVAPGANTSFGFQASYSGSNPAPTPVCTAS; encoded by the coding sequence ATGCGTCGAACCAGCCTTCGATGTCTGTCCGCGCGGCGAGCGGCCGGAGCCCTGCTCTCGGTTCTGATCATGATGCTCGCCGGGGCACTCGCGCAGCCGGCGACAGCCGCGAAACCGTCCTCGGCGGCCGCCAAGCCCTTCGCGGCCGCCGGCGCCGGCTACTGGCACACCAGCGGCCGCGACATCCTGGACTCGAACAACCAGCCGGTCCGCATCGCCGGCGTCAACTGGTTCGGCTTCGAGACGGCCAACTACGTCCCGCACGGCCTGTGGTCCCGGGACTACAAGTCGATGATGGACCAGATGAAATCGCTGGGCTACAACACGATCCGGCTGCCGTACAGCGACGACATCTTCAAGCCCGGCACCATGCCCAACAGCATCAACTTCACCCAGATGAACACCGACCTGCAGGGTCTGACCTCGCTGCAGGTGATGGACAAGATCGTGGACTACGCAGGCTCCATCGGCCTGAAGGTGATCCTGGACCGGCACCGGCCCGACTCCAGCGGGCAGTCAGCGCTCTGGTACACCTCCACGGTCCCGGAGTCGACCTGGATCACCGACCTGACGGCGCTGGCCACCCGCTATCAGGGCAACCCGGCGGTGGTCGGCATCGACCTGCACAACGAGCCGCACGACCCGGCATGCTGGGGCTGCGGGGACGTCTCGATCGACTGGCGGCTGGCCGCCGAGCGCGCCGGGAACGCCGTGCTGGCGGCGAACCCGCACCTGCTGATCTTCGTCGAGGGCGTGCAGACCTACAACGGCAGCTCCTACTGGTGGGGCGGCAACCTGCAAGGCGCCGGGACCTACCCGGTGCAGCTGAACGTCCCGAACCAGCTGGTGTACTCGGCGCACGACTACGCGACCAGCGTGGCCAGCCAGCCCTGGTTCACCGACCCCTCCTTCCCCTCGAACATGCCGGGGATCTGGGACAAGAACTGGGGCTACCTGTTCAACTCGAACATCGCACCGGTATGGGTCGGCGAGTTCGGCACCACCCTGGCCTCCACCACCGACCAGGTCTGGCTCAAGACGCTGGTGTCGTATCTGCGGCCAACGATCACCTACGGCGCCGACTCCTTCCAATGGACGTTCTGGTCCTGGAACCCCGACTCCGGCGACACCGGCGGCATCCTGAAAGACGACTGGACCACCGTCGACACCGTCAAGGACGGGTATCTGGCCTCGATCAAGGCACCGGGCCTGGCCGGCGGCGGTGGTGGTGGCGGAGGGGACACCACTCCGCCGACGGCGCCGGCCAACCTGGCGGCGACATCGACGACGTCCACCTCGGTCGCGCTGTCCTGGACCGCCTCGACGGACAACGTCGGCGTCAGCGGCTACGACGTCTACCGGGGCAGCACCCTGGCCGGAACGACCGCGGGCACGACTTTCACCGACACCGGCCTGAGCCCCTCGACCGCGTACACGTACACGGTCAAGGCGTTCGACGCCGCCGGCAACCTCTCACCGGCCTCGGCCGCGGTGACCACGACGACGCAGGGCACCGGCACCAACGCCGGCTGCACCGCCGCCTACACGGTGTCGAACCAGTGGAACAACGGCTTCACCGCCAACGTCACGGTGACCAACACCGGAACCGCCGCCACCCACAGCTGGCAGGTCACCTGGACGTGGCCGGGCGGCCAGGCCGTCAGCAACGCCTGGAACGCGACCGAGGCGCACAGCGGCCAGAGCGAGACGTTCACAGCGGTGAGCTCGGACGCGGCCGTGGCTCCGGGGGCGAACACGTCGTTCGGGTTCCAGGCGAGCTACAGCGGCAGCAATCCGGCGCCGACGCCGGTGTGTACGGCGAGCTGA
- a CDS encoding serine hydrolase domain-containing protein → MTALPRSAPSSQATDAHGIVAFLDALDALEAVDGVAGIEPHSVMLLRHGHVIAEAWWSPYSARGLHQLYSLSKSFTSTAAGLAWADKLLDLDAPVLSYFPELDAEVTDPRSRSILVRHIASMSAGHTTEQWNRALDIDHDEPVRGFLLDPPDGTPGVTFAYSQTTTHVLGAIVQRVTGSTLLDYLRPRLLEPLGIDGIDEMFWLQHPPGRDIGFAGLHATTETVARLGQLYLQGGAWEGRQLLAPEWVAEATRTQVDSSNWGGPESDWAQGYGFQFWMSRHGYRGDGACGQLCVVLPEQDAVLAMTGEAEDMQAVLDAAWTHLLPAFDREGSEAADAALAHRLTALQLPFPDGDEVSESEFTAATSVLRKLERIGLTPHTLTLHEQDGTTTTLPLLAGAWPPPTGHLTARATRTAEDTVTVHLQFTQTPHKLLITCDLRTGTFDAQWRTMPLMARSISSLAAVADPGRRQAEWPARRS, encoded by the coding sequence ATGACCGCCCTGCCCCGCTCCGCCCCGTCATCGCAGGCCACTGACGCCCACGGCATCGTCGCCTTCCTCGACGCCCTCGACGCCCTCGAAGCCGTCGATGGCGTGGCCGGCATCGAGCCGCACAGCGTCATGCTGCTGCGCCACGGCCACGTCATCGCAGAGGCCTGGTGGTCGCCGTACAGCGCGCGAGGGCTGCACCAGCTCTACTCGCTGAGCAAGAGCTTCACCTCCACCGCCGCCGGACTGGCCTGGGCGGACAAGCTCCTGGACCTCGACGCCCCGGTCCTGTCCTACTTCCCGGAACTCGACGCCGAGGTCACCGATCCGCGCAGCCGGTCGATCCTGGTCCGGCACATCGCCTCCATGTCCGCCGGGCACACCACCGAGCAGTGGAACCGGGCCCTGGACATCGACCACGACGAGCCCGTCCGCGGCTTCCTGCTCGACCCGCCGGACGGCACCCCCGGCGTCACCTTCGCCTACAGCCAAACCACCACTCACGTGCTCGGCGCGATCGTCCAACGCGTCACCGGATCCACCCTGCTGGACTACCTGCGTCCCCGCCTCCTCGAACCGCTGGGCATCGACGGGATCGATGAGATGTTCTGGCTCCAGCACCCGCCCGGCCGCGACATCGGCTTCGCCGGACTGCACGCCACCACCGAAACCGTCGCACGCCTCGGCCAGCTGTACCTCCAAGGCGGCGCGTGGGAAGGGCGGCAACTACTGGCGCCGGAATGGGTCGCCGAAGCCACCCGGACCCAGGTCGACAGCAGCAACTGGGGCGGCCCGGAATCGGATTGGGCCCAGGGCTACGGCTTCCAGTTCTGGATGTCCCGCCACGGCTACCGCGGCGACGGCGCGTGCGGACAGCTCTGCGTCGTCCTGCCCGAACAGGACGCCGTCCTGGCCATGACCGGCGAGGCCGAGGACATGCAAGCCGTGCTCGACGCGGCGTGGACGCACCTGTTGCCCGCCTTCGACCGCGAGGGCTCGGAGGCGGCCGACGCAGCGCTCGCGCACCGCCTGACCGCATTGCAGCTGCCGTTCCCCGACGGCGACGAGGTCTCCGAATCAGAGTTCACCGCCGCCACCTCAGTGCTTCGCAAACTCGAGCGAATCGGCCTCACGCCACACACCCTGACCCTGCACGAACAGGACGGCACCACCACGACACTGCCGCTCCTCGCAGGCGCCTGGCCGCCCCCGACCGGCCACCTGACGGCCCGCGCCACCCGGACCGCCGAGGACACGGTCACGGTGCACCTGCAGTTCACCCAGACCCCGCACAAGCTCCTCATCACCTGCGACCTGCGCACCGGAACCTTCGACGCCCAGTGGCGCACGATGCCGCTCATGGCCCGCTCGATCAGCTCGCTGGCCGCCGTCGCCGATCCCGGGCGCCGCCAGGCCGAGTGGCCGGCCCGCCGGAGCTGA
- a CDS encoding aminoglycoside phosphotransferase family protein, with protein MTTPAPDGRAGIDAALVKRLIAAQFPQWAHLPVIPVEVDGWDNRTYRLGAAMTVRLPTAAGYVAGVAKENEWLPRLAPQLPLPIPEVLGVGEPGEGYPHPWSVRGWLPGATLDLRELADPERFATDLAAFLHALQAADTAGAPLAGEHSFYRGTSPAHYDAETRACLADLEGRIDTRRATEVWDAALKAEWGGAPVWFHGDIATGNLLVDGGRLAAVIDFGTSGVGDPACDLAITWVTFTGPVRETFRSAVAQDAATWARGRGWALWKAMLQLSGRSHTDPALAPEFERVITDILDDHDHDHDHDHEHDRHG; from the coding sequence ATGACAACCCCCGCACCCGACGGACGTGCCGGCATCGACGCCGCCCTGGTCAAGCGGCTGATCGCGGCGCAGTTCCCGCAGTGGGCACACCTGCCGGTCATCCCGGTGGAGGTCGACGGCTGGGACAACCGTACCTACCGGCTCGGCGCCGCCATGACCGTGCGCCTGCCGACCGCCGCGGGGTACGTCGCCGGCGTCGCCAAGGAGAACGAGTGGCTGCCGCGGCTCGCCCCGCAGCTGCCGCTGCCGATCCCGGAGGTGCTGGGGGTCGGCGAGCCGGGGGAGGGCTACCCGCATCCGTGGTCCGTCCGGGGCTGGCTGCCCGGTGCCACGCTCGACCTGCGGGAGCTGGCCGATCCGGAGCGCTTCGCCACCGATCTGGCCGCCTTCCTGCACGCGCTTCAGGCCGCTGACACCGCCGGCGCCCCGCTCGCCGGGGAACACAGCTTCTACCGGGGCACGTCCCCGGCCCACTACGACGCCGAGACCCGCGCCTGCCTGGCCGATCTCGAAGGCCGCATCGACACCCGCCGCGCCACCGAGGTCTGGGACGCCGCGCTGAAAGCCGAGTGGGGCGGCGCGCCGGTCTGGTTCCACGGCGACATCGCCACCGGCAACCTGCTCGTCGACGGCGGACGGCTGGCCGCCGTCATCGACTTCGGCACCAGCGGCGTCGGCGACCCGGCGTGCGACCTGGCCATCACCTGGGTGACGTTCACCGGCCCGGTCCGCGAGACCTTCCGCTCCGCCGTCGCGCAGGACGCGGCCACCTGGGCCCGAGGCCGCGGCTGGGCACTGTGGAAGGCGATGCTCCAGCTCAGCGGCCGGTCGCACACCGACCCCGCGCTGGCCCCGGAGTTCGAACGCGTCATCACCGACATCCTCGACGACCACGACCACGACCACGACCACGACCACGAGCACGACCGCCACGGCTGA
- a CDS encoding TetR/AcrR family transcriptional regulator — protein MAQEANPARRTAAARTGHDDREVREAILAATRRLLDERRFDELSVADILTAAGVARGSFYFYFAGKHQVLAELTRRAVSRGQTAAEPWLAATDDPRETIRHGISEGAKLWRAEAPVLRAVVENWRSDEELGELWLSLMGAFTGATAERIAADQGTDAGADASASTDAGANTDTGANTEHLAAALTWLGERLYYLAAIGVEPFDDEDALVDVLTHIWMSVLHPPGHR, from the coding sequence ATGGCACAGGAGGCGAATCCGGCACGTCGGACGGCAGCGGCCCGAACAGGACACGACGACCGGGAGGTCCGCGAGGCCATCCTCGCCGCGACCCGCCGCCTGCTGGACGAACGCCGCTTCGACGAGCTCAGCGTGGCCGACATCCTCACCGCCGCGGGCGTGGCGCGGGGCAGCTTCTACTTCTACTTCGCCGGCAAGCACCAGGTACTCGCCGAACTGACCCGGCGCGCCGTCTCCCGCGGCCAGACCGCCGCCGAACCCTGGCTGGCCGCCACCGACGACCCCCGCGAGACCATCCGCCACGGCATCAGCGAAGGCGCGAAGCTGTGGCGCGCCGAGGCACCGGTGCTGCGGGCGGTGGTCGAGAACTGGCGGAGCGACGAGGAGCTCGGCGAGCTCTGGCTGAGCCTCATGGGCGCCTTCACCGGCGCGACCGCCGAACGGATCGCGGCGGATCAGGGCACTGACGCTGGCGCCGATGCCAGTGCAAGCACCGATGCCGGCGCCAATACCGACACCGGCGCCAACACCGAGCACCTGGCCGCCGCCCTGACGTGGCTCGGCGAGCGCCTGTACTATCTCGCGGCGATCGGGGTCGAGCCGTTCGACGACGAGGATGCCCTGGTAGACGTCCTCACGCACATCTGGATGAGCGTTCTGCACCCGCCCGGCCACCGCTAG
- a CDS encoding aldo/keto reductase, whose amino-acid sequence MRYTTFGNTGLRVSEAFLGTMGFGEDWGWGVSVEDCRKIFTAYAAAGGNVIDTANRYTDGSSERIVGELLGQERDRFVLATKYTLTMDGTDPNASGNHRKNLRRSVEDSLRRLDTDYLDVLWVHIWDPHTPLEETMRALDDLVRAGKVLYIGLSDAPAWVTARAQTIAELRGWTPFAGLQLNYSLLERGIERELLPMAEALHLSVAAWAPLARGVLTGKFTREGATTGSRTSKENLSEHDLHVAAVLDTVADDLGVSSSQAAVAWTRARHRWIHPIIGARTVEQLTDSVAALDVELPAEALQRLDEACSFELGFPQDFIATAREFVYGPSVERFEPRR is encoded by the coding sequence ATGCGATACACGACCTTCGGGAACACCGGCCTGCGCGTATCAGAGGCCTTCCTCGGCACGATGGGCTTCGGCGAGGACTGGGGCTGGGGCGTCTCCGTCGAGGACTGCCGGAAGATCTTCACCGCCTACGCCGCGGCCGGCGGCAACGTCATAGACACCGCGAACCGCTACACCGACGGCTCCAGCGAACGCATCGTCGGCGAACTGCTCGGCCAGGAGCGCGACCGCTTCGTCCTGGCCACGAAGTACACCCTGACCATGGACGGCACCGACCCCAACGCCTCGGGCAACCACCGCAAGAACCTGCGTCGCTCGGTCGAGGACAGCCTGCGCCGCCTGGACACCGACTACCTCGACGTGCTCTGGGTCCACATCTGGGATCCGCACACGCCGCTGGAGGAGACCATGCGCGCCCTGGACGACCTCGTGCGCGCCGGAAAGGTCCTCTACATCGGCCTGTCCGACGCCCCGGCCTGGGTCACCGCCCGCGCCCAGACCATCGCCGAACTACGCGGCTGGACCCCCTTCGCAGGCCTGCAACTCAACTACAGCCTGCTGGAACGCGGCATCGAGCGCGAACTCCTGCCGATGGCCGAGGCCCTGCACCTGTCGGTCGCGGCCTGGGCACCCCTGGCCCGCGGCGTACTCACCGGCAAGTTCACCCGCGAGGGCGCCACCACCGGCTCGCGCACCAGCAAAGAGAACCTCTCCGAGCACGACCTGCATGTAGCCGCCGTGCTCGACACCGTCGCCGACGACCTCGGCGTCTCCTCCTCCCAGGCCGCCGTGGCCTGGACCCGCGCCCGCCACCGCTGGATCCACCCGATCATCGGCGCCCGCACCGTCGAGCAACTGACCGACAGCGTGGCCGCACTGGACGTGGAACTGCCGGCCGAAGCACTGCAACGCCTGGACGAGGCCTGCTCCTTCGAGCTCGGATTCCCTCAGGACTTCATCGCGACGGCCCGGGAGTTCGTCTACGGCCCGAGCGTGGAGCGCTTCGAGCCGCGGCGGTGA
- a CDS encoding GNAT family N-acetyltransferase, whose translation MNEPKIREATIADVPRIVHLIESAYRGDSSRTGWTTEADLLDGRRTDEDDVAAAVADQDSRMILAEDGDALIACCLVRHRGTHAYFGMFAVSPAAQGGGLGKHLLATAERLAHDELGLATMEMTVIRQRTDLIAWYVRRGYTQTGRMQPFPYGDIRFGEPRRDDLEFEVLVKDLT comes from the coding sequence GTGAACGAACCGAAGATCCGCGAAGCGACGATCGCCGACGTCCCCCGGATCGTCCACCTGATCGAATCCGCCTACCGCGGCGACTCCAGCCGCACCGGCTGGACCACCGAGGCCGACCTGCTCGACGGCCGGCGCACCGACGAGGACGACGTCGCAGCCGCGGTGGCCGACCAGGACAGCCGGATGATCCTCGCCGAGGACGGCGACGCCCTGATCGCCTGCTGCCTGGTCCGCCACCGCGGCACCCACGCCTACTTCGGCATGTTCGCCGTCAGCCCCGCCGCCCAGGGCGGCGGCCTGGGCAAGCACCTCCTGGCCACCGCCGAACGCCTGGCGCACGACGAACTCGGCCTGGCCACCATGGAGATGACCGTCATCCGCCAGCGCACCGACCTGATCGCCTGGTACGTCCGGCGCGGCTACACCCAGACCGGCCGGATGCAGCCGTTCCCCTACGGCGACATCCGCTTCGGCGAGCCTCGTCGCGACGATCTCGAATTCGAAGTGCTCGTCAAGGACCTGACTTGA
- a CDS encoding MarR family winged helix-turn-helix transcriptional regulator, producing MTTARDRPDQPDLLDAATAIRQGTVRLARRVRAVRSAGALSTNKISVLSHLKRLGPSTPGEVAALDRQQPQSLTRVFAELERDGLVVRSADAGDRRQSIITITDAGVEELQRDVAERDAWLAAALAGLSETERQVLVLAAALMEQIADG from the coding sequence ATGACAACCGCTCGGGACCGGCCGGACCAACCGGACTTGCTGGACGCCGCGACCGCGATCCGTCAGGGAACCGTGCGCTTGGCCCGCCGCGTCCGCGCCGTCCGCTCGGCCGGGGCGCTGAGTACCAACAAAATCAGTGTTCTCAGTCACCTGAAGCGCCTCGGACCCTCCACACCGGGCGAGGTGGCGGCCCTGGACCGGCAACAGCCGCAGTCGCTGACGCGCGTGTTCGCCGAACTGGAGCGGGACGGCCTGGTGGTCCGCTCCGCCGACGCCGGGGACCGCCGGCAGTCGATCATCACGATCACCGACGCCGGCGTGGAGGAGCTCCAGCGAGACGTCGCCGAACGCGACGCCTGGCTCGCCGCGGCGCTCGCCGGGCTCAGCGAGACCGAGCGTCAGGTGCTGGTTCTCGCTGCGGCGCTTATGGAACAGATCGCAGACGGCTAG